From Aristaeella lactis, the proteins below share one genomic window:
- a CDS encoding ComEA family DNA-binding protein produces MAEHLKRNLGIVLVIISVFLCAAAALSSRKGISDRYRSGSGQVFSPETVKEEQQGPVSVNTAEKEELTELYGVGETIAEMIIAERRQNGPYYYPEDLEAVRGIGPATLLKFRSMINLSQDESEE; encoded by the coding sequence ATGGCTGAGCATTTAAAGCGGAACCTGGGGATAGTGCTGGTTATCATCAGCGTATTTCTCTGCGCAGCTGCGGCCCTGTCCTCCCGGAAGGGAATCAGTGACAGATATCGCAGCGGATCCGGACAGGTATTCTCTCCTGAGACAGTCAAAGAGGAACAGCAGGGTCCGGTTTCGGTCAATACAGCCGAAAAAGAAGAACTGACAGAATTATACGGCGTCGGGGAAACAATTGCGGAAATGATCATTGCCGAACGAAGGCAAAACGGTCCGTATTATTATCCGGAGGATCTGGAAGCAGTGAGAGGAATCGGTCCTGCCACATTGCTGAAGTTTCGCTCCATGATCAATCTGTCACAGGATGAAAGC